Within Dysgonomonas sp. HDW5A, the genomic segment AAATTGTACATGCCTGTGTAGCATCTTCATTTATCAGTTACGATCAGGCTGAACTCAACTTAAAAGAACTCGGAACAGACAGCTTCGACCAGTTAACAGCAAAGGGCAAACAAGTGTGGAACGAAACATTAGGCAGAATCGAAGTGGAGGATGATAACATCGACAACCTTCGTACGTTCTATTCATCCCTCTATCGCTCGGTGCTTTTCCCTCGCAATTTGTCGGAAATAAATAAAGAAGGAAAAGTGATGCATTACAGTCCGTATAATGGCGAAGTATTGCCCGGATATATGTTTACTGATACAGGATTCTGGGATACCTTCCGCTGCCTGTTTCCCTTTCTTAACCTCATGTATCCTTCTATGAACCAAAAGATGCAGGAAGGCCTTGTAAATGCTTATAAAGAAAGTGGATTTCTACCCGAATGGGCAAGTCCGGGTCATAGAAGCATTATGGTGGGAAACAATTCGGCATCAGTTGTAGCAGATGCTTATATCAAAGGATTGAGAGGGTATGATATCGAAACCCTTTGGGAAGCTGTTAAACATGGGGCGAATAATGTACACCCTAAGGTAGCTGCTTCGGGAAGAACCGGATATGAATATTATAACCGATTGGGATATATTCCAAATGATGTAAAAATAAGTCAGAATGTAGCCCGTTCGCTCGAATACTCGTATGATGACTGGACAATATATCAACTGGGAAAAGCATTGAATAAACCTGAAGCAGAAATAGCCATATATGGAGAGCGTGCCATGAACTACAAGAATCTGTTCAATCCGAAGAATAAACTGATGAGCGGAAAAACTGAGGCAGGTCAATTCTCAGACTCTTTTAAACCGACTGATTGGAGTTGGGATTTTACAGAGGGGAATAGCTGGCATTACAGCTGGTCTGTATTTCAAGATCCTCAAGGCTTAATCGATTTAATGGGTGGAAAGAAAGCATTCGTAACTATGCTCGATTCGGTATTCATTATTCCCGGTTCTGTAGGAATGGATAGCCGCTCGATGATACACGAGATGCGTGAAATGCAGGTGATGAATATGGGGCAATATGCACATGGTAATCAGCCGGCACAACACATGATCTACATGTACAATTATGCGGGCGAACCCTGGAAGGCTCAATATTGGAATCGTGAGGTAATGGATAAACTCTATACATCTGCCCCTGACGGGTATTGTGGAGACGAGGATAACGGGCAAACTTCGGCTTGGTATGTATTTTCGGCTTTAGGGTTTTATCCTGTTTGTCCCGGCTCGGATCAATATGTTTTAGGCTCTCCGCTGTTTAAGAAAGTAACTCTAAATCTGGAGAACGGAAAAAAGGTTATCATTACATCTAATAACAACAATAAGGATAACAGGTATATTCAATCGATGACATTGAACGGGAAGAATTATACCAAGAATTACCTGACTCATTCTGAACTTTTAAATGGAGCGAGAATAAATTTCGAGATGTCTGATAAACCAAATAAAAGCAGAGGAATAAATGATTCAGATGCTCCTTATTCGTTCTCTAAGGAGAAACGATAAAAAGTATCAATCATATTTCATAAAAAGCGAGAGTTCCCGATAAGGAAACTCTCGCTTTTCAGTATTCATACAATATTATATTCCTGTGCGAAAATTGTAAACT encodes:
- a CDS encoding GH92 family glycosyl hydrolase, coding for MKKITCLILTIISTICTISAQKPTPVDYVSTLVGTLSKYELSTGNTYPAIAMPWGMNFWTPQTGKMGDGWAYVYTADKIRGFKQTHQPSPWMNDYGQFAIMPTTGKAVFDQNERASWFSHKAEVAKPYYYRVYLADHDVTTEITPTERAAMFRFTFPDTDDSYVVIDAFDRGSYVKIIPNENKIIGYTTRNSGGVPENFKNYFVITFDKPFTYYAAVGDSIIKKNETEVKKNHSGAIIGFSTKKGEIVHACVASSFISYDQAELNLKELGTDSFDQLTAKGKQVWNETLGRIEVEDDNIDNLRTFYSSLYRSVLFPRNLSEINKEGKVMHYSPYNGEVLPGYMFTDTGFWDTFRCLFPFLNLMYPSMNQKMQEGLVNAYKESGFLPEWASPGHRSIMVGNNSASVVADAYIKGLRGYDIETLWEAVKHGANNVHPKVAASGRTGYEYYNRLGYIPNDVKISQNVARSLEYSYDDWTIYQLGKALNKPEAEIAIYGERAMNYKNLFNPKNKLMSGKTEAGQFSDSFKPTDWSWDFTEGNSWHYSWSVFQDPQGLIDLMGGKKAFVTMLDSVFIIPGSVGMDSRSMIHEMREMQVMNMGQYAHGNQPAQHMIYMYNYAGEPWKAQYWNREVMDKLYTSAPDGYCGDEDNGQTSAWYVFSALGFYPVCPGSDQYVLGSPLFKKVTLNLENGKKVIITSNNNNKDNRYIQSMTLNGKNYTKNYLTHSELLNGARINFEMSDKPNKSRGINDSDAPYSFSKEKR